In Chelmon rostratus isolate fCheRos1 chromosome 20, fCheRos1.pri, whole genome shotgun sequence, a single window of DNA contains:
- the rreb1a gene encoding ras-responsive element-binding protein 1 isoform X1: MESSTEEQREEITEEESELTEEKTHNNLKAINGVMEEAADGGETLQNGDRGGGGGGGGIMGAEGGGDLSSINAMMSAVMSAAGTINGRGDGEGGSEVTSANSSAGPSPSPSPSKSLTAAMRAPPGRNARRNQDTKDENSAFICPLCDKNCQTQHQLTMHIRQHNADTGATDHSCSICGKCLSSASSLDRHMLVHSGERPYKCNICGQTFTTNGNMHRHMKIHEKDPASGLLPVSPPSPTKRRRPSVKRRQEEENGEEPPSKKVVEDAAAEESSGAVRGAEEELLPCPICFKTYSSRLELDAHMDTHPDTALRCDLCCLSFRTHRGLLRHNAGVHKLLPQDPSGRPFIQNNPSIPTGFNDLAFIDFSCKKFAHIAQVWCETNLRRCISKFHRFVCDCCDKAFPLRSALDLHKTTSHPEKPTADTQEVEDEAENGVENDRQDVEEEAVPSEQASFLEGLGLQHISKVKSGPTDDEIHQAHLDSIKVIHVEPPSSSLPQEPASGYLSGGLGLTLGLGVGGLAALSIPLLEGTGSASALQGLSQREALNLLSLQPFQTGFLLQPDGGAATGSAASSGVKPGEAGGAGIMELADIQQILKVASAAPNQMGLTLPPLAKAPGFAGGHGQVQGQKAMPPLKPKPPITPRSSLTATTPPPLQSSQQASLGCISPSLPPPNPTLFKTPSSSSSSSSSAGNGGQLDAEFMGDAHTPLSDSPPAATTAVHEEAVLSGRKPGTKGGNNANAGSAKGSFPCRFCDQVFAFSGVLQAHMRFHLGILPHQCNICDYVAPDKATLIRHLRTHSGERPYVCRVCHYPFTVKANCERHLRKKHAKTSRKDIEKNIKYVTSTTTANIAAAITAATTTTQDAETGCTGAETACRFCGEDLKTYRALQIHLRTHNGCQRKPFECRRCGAAFLAKRNCIHHLLKQHPEVQEREIEEHIATVPAATVASGRAAAANQMVLNGVSQPPIQALQSVKVEELANVIYTAELDQPLDFSATGRGSGSQVGSSGVKLETVSPSFDCSVMDQPIDLSIPSKRQRREAASAGEKREIKTEQSGSSIVEQQQALASSKEEKTASTLPPLHPHPQLGCYQLPPGSTPPPTSLPNLSNSTRAQRLKPLLPKPASSTSSSPSTALKELPPLASIAQIIHSVSGAPDLLKREAATLEGKPQAAITSSQADSAADATGASAAPETQSDDTSEGSSSRKRSRKKPAALAVKEKAVSGGGGGIDLESSGEFASVEKMLATTDANKFSTYLQTGASDLAGKRDVDRAGGGEEKEGGAKEEAKTAASAVVPQSKGKKNAYSNSVQKMTCPFCPRVFPWASSLQRHMLTHTGQKPFPCPKCDAFFSTKSNCERHLLRKHGVTHRTLRRNGALARKDGDEGSHESAESQSETEQVAPEAQDLSAAADSAPAPVADNPAPSKQQEAGPTTPSATHGCSPAAGGAEQQETETTEQPDQQGAPESKAAQGKQPPQSSGTKVESADDDDCHSNKSLDLNFGKKLIDFKLSTSSDPAQEETPSQPSSSSNSSSSTSSTSAPQAATESQEKEKSATTSSSSSSSSCSSPVVKQQPEYKHVCRVCKKSFRYATTLARHERAHLSEETPTAAPVEESLSAKEEAMESNAAKSTEEEKEEEQKKEAEMEEEEGGVRGGESEGGESGESEEEEKEKEERSDEEASEPKSLEGGEASGRRVDKRKKICNVCGKRFWSLQDLTRHMRSHTGERPYQCQTCERTFTLKHSLVRHQRIHLKPRGADGASAGNDDASEDGDSCAPTPTSTCPPSENESECGSGAAGVKELEDEDVKEEGEEGDGAESASAEEESPAKQSDGVADSEPPAAVTSEEPDAEQKTELSANSADATPSQQATDTKTTAGDDSAGDLKSTPESNLSKDSSPPPPSSLPVEPAAAAPAEGFIQGLLEIHAKPPLEHILPNGEPPLVGVD; encoded by the exons ATGGAAAGCTCCACAGAGGAGCAGCGAGAAGAGATAACCGAGGAAGAGTCGGAGCTAACAGAGGAGAAAACGCACAATAACCTCAAAG CAATCAAcggagtgatggaggaggcagCGGATGGAGGAGAGACGCTACAGAACGGAGatcgaggaggaggaggaggtggaggagggatcatgggagctgaaggaggaggagacctGTCCTCCATCAACGCCATGATGTCAGCTGTGATGTCAGCAGCAGGAACCATCAACGGCAGAGGAGAtggggaaggagggagtgaagTCACCTCAGCCAACTCCTCCGCGGGGCCCTCCCCGAG CCCCTCCCCCAGCAAGTCGCTCACGGCAGCCATGAGAGCCCCGCCCGGCCGCAACGCACGACGCaaccag gacACCAAAGACGAGAACTCAGCTTTcatctgtccactgtgtgacaaaaactgtcaaacacaacACCAGCTCACCATGCACATCAGACAG cacaaCGCCGACACCGGAGCGACGGACCACTCCTGCAGCATCTGTGGGAAGTGCCTGAGCTCGGCCTCATCGCTCGACAGACACATGCTGGTCCACAGCGGTGAGAGACCCTACAAATGTAACATCTGTGGACAGACCTTCACCACCAACGGCAACATGCACAg ACATATGAAGATTCATGAAAAGGACCCGGCCAGCGGTCTGCTTCCCGTCAGCCCCCCCTCGCCCACCAAACGCCGCCGTCCATCTGTcaagaggaggcaggaggaggagaacggaGAGGAGCCGCCCAGCAAGAAG gtgGTGGAGGACGCGGCGGCGGAGGAGTCGTCAGGGGCGGTCcgtggagcagaggaggagctgctgccctGTCCAATCTGCTTCAAGACCTACAGCTCCAGACTGGAGCTGGAcgcacacatggacacacacccCGACACCGCActgag GTGTgatctctgctgcctctctttccGAACCCACCGTGGTTTGCTGCGTCACAATGCGGGGGTTCACAAGCTGCTCCCCCAAGACCCCAGCGGCCGCCCCTTCATCCAGAACAACCCCTCCATCCCCACCGGCTTCAACGACCTGGCCTTCATCGACTTCTCCTGCAAGAAGTTTGCTCACATCGCTCAG GTCTGGTGCGAGACAAACCTTCGTCGCTGTATCAGTAAGTTCCATCGGTTCGTGTGTGATTGTTGCGACAAGGCGTTCCCCCTTCGCTCTGCCCTGGACCTGCACAAAACCACCTCCCACCCTGAAAAACCAACCgctgacacacaggaagtggaggacGAGGCAGAAAACGGCGTCGAGAACGACCGTCAGGATGTTGAGGAAGAAGCCGTGCCCTCAGAGCAGGCTAGCTTCCTGGAAGGACTGGGTCTCCAGCACATCTCCAAG GTGAAGTCTGGTCCCACAGACGATGAGATTCATCAGGCCCACCTGGACAGCATCAAGGTGATCCACGTGGAGCCGCCATCCTCCAGCCTTCCTCAGGAACCGGCCTCAGGCTACCTGTCCGGAGGTCTGGGGCTGACTCTGGGGCTGGGTGTGGGTGGTTTGGCGGCCCTCAGCATCCCCCTGCTAGAGGGCACGGGCTCTGCCTCAGCCCTGCAGGGCCTCTCCCAGAGAGAGGCCCTGAACCTGCTCTCCCTGCAGCCCTTCCAGACCGgcttcctcctgcagcctgaTGGAGGCGCTGCAACAGGTAGTGCGGCCTCATCTGGAGTCAAACCTGGAGAGGCAGGCGGAGCGGGGATCATGGAGCTGGCGGACATCCAGCAGATCCTCAAAGTGGCGAGTGCAGCGCCGAATCAGATGGGACTGACCCTCCCACCTCTGGCCAAAGCTCCGGGATTTGCCGGAGGTCATG gtcAAGTCCAGGGTCAGAAGGCGATGCCTCCATTGAAACCAAAACCTCCCATCACCCCTCGCTCCAGCCTCACGGCGACAACTCCTCCCCCCCTCCAGAGCTCCCAGCAGGCCTCACTGGGCTGCATCAGCCCCAGCCTGCCACCTCCCAATCCGACTCTCTTCAAAACACCCTCGTCatcgtcttcatcctcctcttcagctgGCAACGGAGGTCAGTTGGATGCAGAGTTTATGGGTGACGCTCACACGCCTTTGTCTGATTCGCCGCCAGCTGCTACCACAGCTGTACATGAGGAGGCGGTGCTTAGCGGGCGAAAGCCAGGTACCAAAGGGGGAAACAACGCCAACGCCGGCTCTGCTAAAGGTTCTTTCCCGTGCCGATTCTGCGACCAGGTGTTCGCCTTCTCCGGCGTCCTGCAGGCTCACATGCGCTTCCACCTTGGCATCCTTCCCCACCAATGCAACATCTGTGATTACGTGGCTCCAGACAAAGCCACGCTGATCCGACACCTGCGGACACACAGTGGCGAGCGACCCTATGTCTGCCGGGTGTGCCATTATCCTTTCACTGTCAAGGCCAACTGCGAACGCCACCTCAGGAAGAAGCACGCCAAGACCTCAAGGAAGGACATCGAGAAAAACATCAAGTACgtcacctccaccaccacagcGAATATCGCCGCAGCAATCACCGCTGCAACGACCACCACCCAGGATGCGGAGACGGGCTGCACCGGAGCTGAGACAGCGTGCCGGTTCTGTGGCGAGGACCTGAAGACGTACCGGGCGCTGCAGATCCACCTGCGTACACACAACGGCTGCCAGAGGAAGCCATTCGAGTGCCGGCGCTGTGGTGCCGCCTTCCTGGCCAAGCGCAACTGCATCCACCACCTGCTCAAACAGCACCCCGaggtgcaggagagagagatcGAAGAGCATATTGCCACCGTGCCTGCCGCTACCGTCGCCTCCGGTCGAGCTGCTGCGGCGAATCAGATGGTGCTGAATGGGGTCAGTCAGCCTCCAATCCAGGCGCTCCAATcagtgaaggtggaggagctggCTAACGTGATTTATACTGCAGAACTGGACCAGCCGCTGGACTTCTCTGCCACGGGTCGTGGATCCGGCAGCCAAGTGGGGTCTTCTGGGGTCAAACTGGAGACCGTCTCCCCCAGCTTCGACTGCTCCGTCATGGACCAGCCCATTGATCTGTCCATCCCCAgcaagaggcagaggagggaggcggCGAGCGCcggagagaagagggagatcAAGACGGAGCAGAGCGGCAGCAGCAtcgtggagcagcagcaggctctgGCTTCGTCCAAGGAGGAGAAGACGGCAAGCACCCTGCCTCCTCTACACCCTCACCCCCAACTCGGCTGTTACCAGCTCCCCCCCGGCTCCACCCCTCCCCCTACCTCCCTCCCCAACCTCAGCAACTCTACACGAGCCCAGCGCCTCAAGCCCCTGCTCCCCAAACCggcctcctccacctcgtccTCACCCTCCACAGCCCTGAAGGAGCTGCCTCCTCTGGCCTCCATCGCTCAGATCATCCACTCTGTCTCTGGAGCTCCAGACCTGCTGAAGAGAGAGGCAGCCACGCTGGAGGGCAAACCCCAGGCGGCCATCACATCCTCTCAGGCCGACTCTGCCGCCGACGCCACAGGAGCCTCCGCCGCTCCGGAGACGCAAAGTGACGACACGTCTGAAGGGTCCTCCAG CAGGAAGCGCTCCAGGAAGAAGCCTGCTGCCCTGGCGGTGAAGGAGAAGGCCGtgagcggcggcggcggcggcatcGACCTGGAGTCAAGCGGGGAGTTCGCCAGCGTGGAGAAGATGCTGGCCACCACAGACGCCAACAAGTTCAGCACCTACCTGCAGACCGGAGCCTCAGACCTGGCAGGAAAGAGAG ATGTAGacagagcaggtggaggagaggagaaggagggaggagcgAAGGAGGAGGCGAAGACCGCGGCCTCGGCCGTGGTGCCGCAGTCCAAAGGAAAGAAGAATGCCTACTCCAACTCTGTCCAGAAGATGACCTGCCCCTTCTGCCCCCGAGTGTTCCCCTGGGCCAgctctctgcagagacacatgctgacacacaccg GCCAGAAGCCGTTCCCCTGTCCCAAGTGCGATGCCTTTTTCTCCACCAAGTCAAACTGTGAGCGCCACCTGCTGAGGAAACACGGCGTGACTCACCGCACGCTGCGACGCAACGGCGCCCTCGCCAGGAAAGATGGAGATGAAGGATCGCACGAGAGCGCAG AGAGTCAGTCAGAGACGGAGCAGGTAGCGCCAGAGGCACAAGATCTGAGCGCCGCCGCAGACTCGGCCCCCGCCCCCGTCGCGGATAACCCCGCGCCCTCCAAACAACAAGAGGCGGGGCCAACAACACCAAGCGCCACCCACG GTTGCAGTCCAGCTGCCGGcggtgcagagcagcaggagaccGAAACCACGGAGCAGCcggaccagcagggggcgccagAGAGCAAGGCAGCACAGGGGAAACAGCCTCCACAGAGCAGCGGCACTAAG GTGGAGAGCGCAGACGATGACGATTGCCATAGCAACAAAAGTCTGGACCTGAACTTCGGCAAAAAGCTGATCGACTTCAAGCTCTCCACGTCCTCCGACCCTGCTCAGGAAGAAACACCCTCCCAGCCTTCATCCTCCTCTaactcctcatcctccacatCCTCTACCTCTGCTCCCCAAGCAGCAACAGAGAGccaagagaaggagaaaagtgctacaacctcctcctcctcctcctcctcctcctgcagcagccctGTGGTGAAGCAGCAGCCAGAGTACAAACATGTGTGCCGAGTGTGTAAGAAGAGCTTCCGCTACGCCACCACCCTCGCTCGCCACGAGAGGGCGCACCTCTCCGAGGAGACGCCGACCGCGGCGCCGGTGGAGGAGAGCCTGTCGGCGAAAGAGGAGGCGATGGAGAGCAACGCCGCCAAGtcgacagaggaagagaaagaggaggagcagaagaaggaggcagagatggaggaggaggaaggaggagtgagaggaggtGAGAGTGAGGGGGGAGAGAGTGGGGAgtcggaggaagaggagaaggagaaggaggagagaagcgACGAGGAGGCGTCAGAACCAAAGAGTTTAGAGGGAGGAGAGGCGTCAGGAAGACGAGtagacaagaggaagaagatctgTAACGTCTGCGGCAAAAGATTCTGGTCTCTGCAGGACCTGACCCGACACATGAGGTCACACACAG GTGAGCGGCCCTACCAGTGTCAAACCTGCGAGAGGACTTTCACCTTGAAACACAGCCTGGTCCGCCACCAAAGGATCCACCTGAAGCCCCGCGGAGCCGACGGAGCCTCGGCCGGGAACGACGACGCCAGCGAGGACGGAGACTCCTGCGCCCCGACCCCGACCTCCACCTGCCCGCCGTCCGAGAATGAGAGCGAGTGCGGCAGCGGCGCCGCGGGGGTCaaggagctggaggatgagGACGTTAaagaggagggcgaggagggtGACGGAGCAGAATCGGCCTCGGCGGAGGAAGAAAGCCCTGCAAAACAGAGCGATGGCGTCGCGGATTCGGAACCACCAGCCGCCGTCACATCCGAAGAACCAGACGCTGAGCAAAAAACTGAACTTTCTGCAAACTCTGCTGACGCGACTCCCAGCCAACAAGCTACTGACACAAAGACGACTGCCGGCGACGACTCAGCCGGCGACCTGAAATCTACACCCGAATCAAACCTCTCCAAAGACTCCTCTCCACCACCCCCCAGCTCTCTGCCGGTGGAGCCCGCGGCAGCTGCCCCCGCAGAGGGCTTCATCCAGGGGCTGCTGGAGATCCATGCCAAGCCCCCTCTGGAGCACATCCTGCCCAACGGAGAGCCTCCTCTGGTGGGGGTAGACTGA